One Nostoc punctiforme PCC 73102 DNA window includes the following coding sequences:
- a CDS encoding class I SAM-dependent methyltransferase, with product MPESLTKLTYQTFQQGKNYFGLAHKILSSQLRNLVYPTLQQKTKPIPNELLVKLQQRLNQLLETDWQDAQKGVYPESLLFDNPWQDFFSYYPLVWLDSPQIWERLKQQNYQDFSPEIDTDGYPSYYVQNFHHQSNGYLSDLSANLYDLQVEILFGGAADAMRRRILAPLKQGLKAFDSFTPKQVRILDVACGTGRTLKLIRAALPQASLFGTDLSPAYLRKANELLSQIPGELPQLLQGNAEELPYVDNYFHAVTSVFLFHELPASVRQTVIEQCFRVTKPGGVFIICDSIQLSDSPELEYMMDSFPETFHEPYYKHYTTDNLVERLQRVGFENIEIQDHFMSKYFIAHKPA from the coding sequence ATGCCTGAGAGTTTAACTAAGCTGACTTATCAGACCTTTCAGCAGGGTAAAAATTACTTTGGTCTGGCTCATAAGATATTAAGTTCACAGTTGAGGAACCTGGTGTATCCGACACTTCAACAAAAGACCAAACCCATCCCAAATGAGCTTTTAGTCAAGCTTCAACAGAGATTGAACCAGCTGCTCGAAACAGACTGGCAAGATGCCCAAAAAGGTGTCTACCCGGAAAGTTTATTGTTTGATAACCCCTGGCAAGACTTTTTTTCCTACTATCCTCTAGTGTGGCTAGATTCTCCTCAAATCTGGGAGCGGCTTAAACAACAAAATTATCAAGATTTTTCGCCCGAAATTGACACAGATGGTTATCCCAGCTACTACGTGCAGAACTTCCATCACCAAAGCAATGGCTATTTAAGTGACTTGTCAGCCAATTTATATGACTTACAAGTAGAAATTCTTTTTGGTGGGGCAGCTGATGCGATGCGGCGGCGAATTCTCGCTCCTCTCAAGCAAGGGCTGAAAGCTTTTGATTCGTTTACACCAAAGCAAGTCCGTATTTTGGATGTAGCTTGTGGAACTGGGCGGACTTTAAAGTTAATTCGGGCAGCCTTGCCTCAAGCATCTCTGTTTGGCACAGATTTGTCACCAGCTTATTTGCGGAAAGCAAATGAACTACTATCGCAAATCCCAGGAGAACTACCGCAACTTTTGCAAGGCAATGCCGAAGAGTTACCTTATGTAGATAATTATTTTCATGCTGTAACTTCTGTTTTTCTCTTCCATGAGTTACCAGCATCTGTACGTCAGACAGTTATTGAGCAATGCTTCCGGGTAACAAAACCAGGCGGAGTCTTTATTATCTGTGACTCCATTCAGTTGAGTGATTCACCTGAGTTGGAATATATGATGGACTCTTTTCCTGAAACTTTCCATGAACCCTATTACAAGCATTACACCACTGATAACTTGGTAGAGCGTTTACAGAGAGTAGGCTTTGAGAATATTGAGATACAAGACCATTTTATGAGCAAGTATTTCATTGCTCATAAGCCAGCTTGA
- a CDS encoding Z1 domain-containing protein — MIPTQIETNGGCIDKLIKRLEKQIGQKEANKLKETAIEIVQNCVKIYSENFGNGDVGENSTGLVSQPYKGQDPIPNGTTGLIYGRVQSGKTNTTIATLALAHENNFCCFIILTSDNTWLGKQTANRFNNQVQGGPVFFDWEAWKKDPDSFAETKIVPYIKDTGVVLVSTKNGHHLDNLLKVLKAAKVRGVPTLIFDDEADNASLNTNESKQAKKGKDAIDDSKIFETIGKIRQEVANHIYIQITATPQSLLLQSLPHFCKPKFCAALPEPGDSYMGGELFFADKSKYCCIVDSGEINQLKKQKGAINPGNKWIIPDGLRLALCCFFLGSIYKMLSSGKEDEKYSFLAHVCYKQDIHSVLEKVISQFVINLDQAIREKSSDTENKQARKWLEQAYDELKKTADNLPPITELIDELKIQLRHAIPKIINANNPEKEPNYNPGMNILIGGNRLGRGVTINGLMVTYYGRDAKQKVMDTVHQHARMYGYRPQLKDVTRLFLPEHILDAFRSIHEADEGMRQAIGDDIHNIQLQPVWIGGNLKATHSNVLDPSVINVLVPGSLIYPQNPAYKKEEIEHNFKEIEALLINYQDNNLYVEVDIDLIIKIISYTKSYYIPSEKWEDKRIIKGLTDMKSKGMIKGRLNVRRGERNKNQGLDMPRKEPFKWMFGFGSGNWYIEAQKKYPDVPTLIICYQKGEKITGWDSHPIYLPMLVLPKQKFVLMFNYDEDE, encoded by the coding sequence ATGATACCCACTCAGATTGAAACTAATGGCGGCTGTATTGATAAATTAATTAAGAGATTAGAGAAACAAATTGGACAAAAAGAAGCGAATAAACTTAAAGAAACTGCTATTGAAATTGTCCAAAATTGTGTCAAAATTTACTCTGAAAATTTTGGTAATGGTGATGTAGGTGAAAATAGTACAGGTTTAGTGAGCCAACCTTATAAAGGACAAGACCCTATTCCTAATGGTACAACCGGACTTATTTATGGTCGTGTTCAAAGTGGTAAAACTAACACAACTATTGCAACTTTAGCACTGGCTCATGAAAATAATTTTTGTTGTTTTATTATTTTAACCTCCGATAATACATGGTTAGGAAAACAAACGGCTAATCGTTTCAATAATCAAGTTCAAGGAGGCCCTGTTTTCTTTGATTGGGAAGCATGGAAAAAAGATCCCGATAGTTTTGCAGAGACTAAAATAGTACCCTATATCAAAGATACAGGTGTTGTATTAGTTTCTACAAAAAATGGTCATCACTTGGATAATTTATTGAAGGTTTTAAAAGCAGCAAAGGTTAGAGGTGTTCCTACTTTGATTTTTGATGATGAAGCGGATAACGCTAGTTTAAATACGAATGAATCTAAACAAGCTAAAAAAGGAAAAGATGCGATTGATGATAGTAAAATTTTTGAGACGATAGGTAAAATTCGTCAAGAGGTTGCTAATCATATTTATATTCAAATCACAGCAACTCCCCAAAGTCTTTTGTTACAAAGCCTTCCTCATTTTTGTAAGCCAAAATTTTGTGCAGCATTACCAGAGCCAGGAGATAGTTATATGGGAGGAGAGTTATTTTTCGCTGATAAAAGTAAATACTGTTGTATTGTAGATTCTGGAGAAATTAACCAATTAAAGAAACAAAAAGGTGCAATAAATCCGGGTAATAAATGGATAATTCCCGATGGATTAAGACTTGCACTTTGTTGTTTCTTCTTAGGTTCAATTTACAAAATGTTATCTTCTGGAAAAGAAGATGAGAAATATTCTTTTCTTGCTCATGTCTGTTATAAACAAGATATCCATAGTGTATTAGAAAAGGTGATTAGCCAATTTGTAATTAATTTAGATCAAGCAATTCGAGAGAAGAGTTCAGATACAGAAAATAAACAAGCCCGAAAATGGTTAGAACAAGCTTATGACGAGCTAAAGAAAACTGCTGATAATTTACCTCCAATTACTGAACTGATAGATGAATTAAAAATTCAACTAAGACACGCAATCCCTAAAATAATTAATGCAAACAACCCCGAAAAAGAGCCTAATTATAATCCAGGTATGAATATCTTAATTGGGGGAAATAGATTAGGTAGAGGTGTGACGATTAATGGTCTAATGGTAACTTATTATGGGCGTGATGCGAAACAAAAAGTAATGGATACGGTTCATCAACACGCTCGAATGTATGGTTATCGTCCACAATTAAAAGATGTGACTCGTCTCTTTCTACCAGAACATATACTAGACGCTTTTCGTTCTATTCACGAAGCAGATGAAGGGATGCGTCAAGCAATTGGAGATGATATTCATAATATTCAACTTCAGCCTGTTTGGATAGGAGGAAATCTCAAAGCAACTCACTCTAATGTTTTAGATCCTTCAGTCATTAATGTATTAGTACCAGGTTCATTAATTTATCCTCAAAATCCCGCTTATAAAAAAGAGGAAATTGAGCATAATTTTAAAGAAATAGAGGCACTTTTAATAAATTATCAAGATAATAATTTATATGTTGAAGTAGATATAGACCTGATAATTAAAATTATCAGTTATACAAAAAGTTATTATATTCCCTCTGAAAAATGGGAAGATAAACGTATAATCAAAGGTCTAACAGATATGAAATCAAAGGGGATGATAAAGGGGCGTTTAAATGTTCGCAGAGGTGAGAGAAATAAAAATCAAGGATTAGATATGCCCAGAAAAGAGCCTTTTAAATGGATGTTTGGCTTTGGTTCAGGTAATTGGTACATAGAAGCTCAGAAGAAATATCCTGATGTACCAACTTTAATTATTTGCTATCAAAAAGGTGAAAAAATTACAGGATGGGATAGTCATCCTATATATCTACCTATGTTAGTTTTACCTAAACAAAAATTTGTTTTAATGTTTAATTATGATGAGGATGAATAG
- the patX gene encoding heterocyst-inhibiting protein PatX, which yields MRAAISLLVSSLVFGPLASNCQAMVNHLSTGLLSTPTSEQWLSAASEQNPDDAPRHRGSGRREVTQKFGNTYVVV from the coding sequence ATGCGTGCTGCCATTTCACTTTTAGTATCGAGTCTGGTGTTCGGCCCCTTAGCTTCTAACTGCCAAGCAATGGTCAATCACTTATCAACTGGGCTACTTTCCACGCCTACTTCGGAACAGTGGCTCTCGGCAGCATCTGAACAAAATCCAGATGATGCGCCACGTCATCGCGGTAGTGGGCGTAGGGAAGTGACACAAAAATTCGGAAATACCTATGTTGTGGTTTAA
- a CDS encoding sulfate ABC transporter substrate-binding protein produces MSLWQRPLKRLQAMSYDKLLLSETLRERIYAEHRTYRFRLNSLKSFVSLFLVGTVLSVALAACSGGTASNPSTETPNATPVAATKDNVELTLVSFAVTKAAHEAIIPKFVEQWKKDHNQTVVFKQSYGGSGSQTRAVIDGLEADVVHLALAGDTSKIEKAGLIQPGWEKEVPNNGIVSKSVAALVTRPGNPKGIKTWEDLSKAGIKLITADPKTSGVARWNFLALWNSVIKTGGDDAKATEFVSKVYKNVPLLTKDAREATDAFFKQGQGDALINYENEIILAEQKGEKLTAIIPDVNISIDNPIAVVDKNVDKHGTREVAEGFVKYLYTPEAQQEFAKLGFRPVDDTLSLSKEVADKFPKVKTLGTVADFGGWDGINKKFFAEGAIFDQIQAKKK; encoded by the coding sequence ATGAGTTTGTGGCAACGCCCACTGAAAAGATTACAAGCGATGTCTTACGACAAGCTGCTTCTCTCCGAGACGCTACGCGAACGCATCTACGCTGAACATAGAACATATCGGTTCAGACTAAATTCGCTCAAAAGCTTTGTATCGCTCTTTTTAGTAGGGACTGTTTTGAGTGTGGCGCTTGCCGCCTGCTCTGGTGGAACAGCGAGTAATCCTTCCACTGAAACCCCTAATGCTACTCCTGTGGCTGCAACCAAAGATAATGTTGAACTAACTCTGGTTTCCTTTGCTGTCACCAAAGCGGCTCACGAAGCAATTATTCCTAAATTTGTAGAACAGTGGAAGAAAGATCATAACCAAACTGTTGTCTTCAAGCAAAGCTATGGCGGATCTGGTTCTCAAACTCGCGCCGTTATCGATGGTTTGGAAGCAGATGTCGTTCACTTGGCATTAGCTGGAGACACTTCAAAGATTGAGAAAGCTGGATTAATTCAGCCTGGTTGGGAGAAAGAAGTTCCTAATAATGGTATTGTCTCCAAATCGGTAGCAGCATTAGTCACCCGTCCAGGAAATCCTAAAGGCATCAAGACTTGGGAAGATTTATCTAAAGCCGGTATCAAACTAATTACTGCTGACCCTAAAACATCAGGAGTTGCTCGCTGGAATTTCTTAGCTCTTTGGAATTCAGTGATTAAAACTGGTGGAGATGATGCTAAAGCGACTGAATTTGTTAGCAAAGTGTACAAGAACGTGCCTTTGTTGACTAAAGATGCTCGTGAAGCTACTGATGCATTTTTCAAACAGGGTCAAGGTGATGCCCTGATTAACTATGAAAATGAGATTATCTTGGCAGAACAAAAGGGTGAAAAGTTGACTGCGATCATCCCTGATGTCAATATATCTATCGATAATCCCATCGCAGTGGTAGATAAAAATGTTGATAAGCACGGTACACGCGAAGTTGCCGAAGGTTTTGTCAAATATCTATATACTCCAGAGGCTCAACAGGAGTTTGCAAAATTAGGATTCCGGCCAGTGGATGATACCTTGAGCTTAAGTAAAGAAGTTGCAGACAAATTTCCCAAGGTGAAGACTTTAGGTACAGTTGCAGACTTCGGCGGTTGGGATGGAATCAATAAGAAGTTCTTCGCAGAGGGAGCGATTTTTGACCAGATTCAAGCCAAGAAAAAGTAA
- a CDS encoding FAD-dependent oxidoreductase: MVNQTYTVDVLVVGGGTGGTAAAIQAARRGAKTILVSEFPWLGGMLTSAGVPAPDGNELEAFQTGLWGAFLQELRQRQPGGLDNSWVSFFSYDPQIGAEIFADWVQELPNLHWISGQVPIEVFRQGDSITGVRFADFAVIAKIILDGTELGDLLALAEIPYRWGWELQSEWGEPSAPVVFNSFTQKYPVQAPTYVVIMQDFGDAMSTTFTERSRSVSQRSRSAGVAAAPEIPAAPNYNLSQFTDAWDGYGAETFLNYGRLPGNRFMINWPICGNDYGQGLGRLIESDVSRGEFIQESRWHSQNFAHFIQNQLGRRYGLAEKVFPHAPTAFALHPYYRESRRLLGLTTVREQDILPIAGGRVASIFNDAFVPGVCEAIAVGNYANDHHYPGVQFSLQPKSIRWGGRWTGTPFTIPYSSLIPATTDGFLVCEKNISVSHIANGATRLQPVVMGIGQAAGMAAAMCVELNCQPRHLPVRSLQTALLEDNRSKTAIIPFFNLPPNRSDWLHWQLYYLNNPQAYPDSGYCPCPSENEYRDSAFDKALIRESNCFQGIFSRLEQQEYRFAVTAPTAYQGQNWQLVTLRSHIDEQLRTYPHEQLVTLWGRQNHFGNWLLVEHLNGG; the protein is encoded by the coding sequence ATGGTTAATCAGACATACACAGTTGATGTCTTAGTTGTCGGTGGAGGAACCGGAGGCACTGCGGCTGCTATCCAAGCGGCGCGACGGGGAGCTAAAACGATATTGGTGAGTGAATTTCCTTGGTTGGGGGGAATGCTAACTTCGGCTGGGGTGCCTGCACCCGATGGCAACGAATTAGAAGCCTTTCAAACGGGTTTATGGGGTGCGTTTTTGCAGGAATTGCGGCAACGGCAGCCCGGAGGATTAGATAACAGCTGGGTAAGCTTTTTTAGTTACGATCCTCAAATTGGGGCAGAGATTTTTGCAGATTGGGTGCAGGAATTACCAAATCTGCACTGGATTTCTGGACAAGTACCAATAGAGGTATTTCGCCAAGGCGATTCTATTACTGGTGTGCGCTTTGCTGATTTTGCTGTCATAGCCAAAATTATTCTCGACGGTACAGAATTAGGAGATTTATTAGCTTTAGCTGAGATACCTTACCGTTGGGGCTGGGAATTGCAATCTGAATGGGGAGAACCAAGTGCCCCAGTGGTTTTTAACTCTTTCACCCAGAAATATCCTGTGCAAGCGCCCACTTATGTAGTGATTATGCAAGACTTTGGTGATGCTATGTCTACGACATTCACTGAGCGATCGCGTAGCGTTTCGCAGAGAAGTCGAAGTGCGGGCGTAGCTGCGGCACCAGAAATTCCGGCTGCCCCTAACTATAATCTATCCCAGTTTACAGATGCTTGGGATGGCTATGGAGCAGAGACATTTTTGAATTATGGACGTTTGCCTGGTAATCGATTCATGATTAATTGGCCAATCTGTGGCAATGACTACGGCCAAGGATTAGGGCGGCTGATAGAGTCAGATGTGTCCAGAGGTGAATTCATCCAAGAATCTCGCTGGCATAGCCAAAATTTTGCCCATTTTATTCAAAATCAGCTTGGTCGTCGCTATGGTTTAGCAGAAAAAGTATTTCCTCACGCCCCTACAGCTTTTGCACTGCATCCCTATTATCGGGAAAGCCGCCGCTTATTAGGACTAACTACTGTCCGAGAACAGGATATTTTGCCGATTGCTGGGGGAAGAGTTGCATCTATATTTAATGATGCGTTCGTCCCTGGCGTTTGCGAAGCAATCGCAGTTGGTAACTACGCCAATGACCATCATTATCCTGGTGTTCAATTTTCACTACAACCAAAATCTATCCGTTGGGGCGGGCGTTGGACTGGAACACCCTTTACAATTCCCTACAGTTCCCTAATTCCAGCCACAACAGATGGTTTTTTAGTTTGTGAAAAGAACATTTCTGTCTCTCACATTGCCAATGGCGCTACCAGATTACAACCTGTGGTTATGGGCATCGGTCAAGCAGCAGGTATGGCGGCGGCGATGTGTGTTGAGTTAAACTGTCAGCCGAGGCATTTACCTGTTAGATCGCTGCAAACAGCTTTATTAGAGGATAATCGTTCAAAAACAGCAATTATTCCTTTCTTTAATCTTCCACCCAATCGTTCGGATTGGCTGCACTGGCAACTGTATTACTTAAATAACCCACAAGCCTATCCAGATAGTGGTTATTGCCCTTGCCCATCGGAGAATGAGTACCGTGACTCTGCTTTTGATAAGGCATTAATTCGGGAAAGTAACTGTTTTCAAGGCATTTTCTCCCGCTTGGAACAGCAGGAATACAGATTTGCTGTCACAGCGCCAACCGCATATCAAGGGCAAAATTGGCAGCTTGTGACTTTGCGATCGCATATCGACGAGCAATTACGCACTTACCCCCACGAACAATTAGTTACATTGTGGGGTCGTCAGAACCACTTTGGTAATTGGTTATTAGTCGAACATTTAAACGGAGGATAA
- the glnA gene encoding type I glutamate--ammonia ligase → MTTPQELLKKIQDEKIQLIDLKFIDTVGTWQHLTLYQNQIDETAFTDGVPFDGSSIRGWKAINESDMTMVLDPNTAWIDPFMEVPTLSIICSIKDPRTGEPYNRCPRVIAQKAVDYLVASGIGDTVFFGPEAEFFLFDSARFAQTANEGYYFLDSEEGAWNSGKEGTAEKPNLGYKPRFKEGYFPVAPTDSFQDIRTEMLLTMAELGVPIEKHHHEVATGGQCELGFRFGKLIEAADWLMTYKYVIKNVAKKHNKTVTFMPKPIFGDNGSGMHCHQSIWKDGQPLFAGDKYAGLSDMALYYIGGLLKHAPALLAITNPSTNSYKRLVPGYEAPVNLAYSEGNRSASIRIPLSGKNPKAKRLEFRCPDATSNPYLAFAAMLCAGIDGIKNKIHPGEPLDKNIYELSPEELAKVPSTPSSLELALQALENDHGFLTESGVFTEDFIENWIDYKLNEAKQLQLRPHPYEFYLYYDA, encoded by the coding sequence ATGACTACACCACAAGAACTCTTGAAGAAAATTCAAGATGAAAAAATTCAGCTGATTGATCTCAAATTCATCGATACAGTAGGGACTTGGCAGCACCTCACACTGTACCAAAACCAAATCGATGAAACTGCATTCACTGATGGCGTACCTTTTGACGGTTCCAGCATCCGGGGTTGGAAAGCGATCAACGAATCGGACATGACGATGGTACTCGACCCCAACACTGCTTGGATCGACCCATTCATGGAAGTGCCAACACTAAGTATAATTTGTAGTATTAAAGACCCCCGGACGGGTGAACCCTATAACCGTTGCCCACGGGTTATTGCCCAAAAAGCAGTAGATTACCTGGTTGCCAGTGGCATCGGTGATACAGTCTTCTTTGGCCCTGAAGCTGAGTTCTTTCTCTTTGATAGTGCTAGGTTTGCCCAAACCGCTAACGAAGGCTACTACTTCTTAGACTCCGAAGAAGGTGCTTGGAATTCCGGTAAAGAGGGTACAGCCGAAAAACCCAACTTGGGTTACAAACCACGCTTCAAAGAAGGTTACTTCCCAGTCGCACCGACGGATTCTTTCCAAGATATTCGTACAGAGATGCTGTTGACAATGGCAGAATTAGGTGTACCCATTGAAAAACATCACCACGAAGTTGCTACTGGTGGTCAGTGCGAACTAGGTTTCCGTTTTGGTAAGTTGATCGAAGCGGCTGACTGGTTGATGACTTACAAATATGTCATCAAGAACGTTGCCAAGAAACACAACAAAACCGTTACCTTCATGCCAAAACCGATTTTTGGCGATAACGGTTCAGGAATGCACTGTCACCAGTCCATCTGGAAAGACGGCCAACCTCTGTTTGCAGGTGATAAGTATGCCGGTTTGAGCGACATGGCATTGTACTACATCGGTGGTCTTCTCAAACACGCACCAGCGCTGTTAGCAATTACCAACCCCAGCACCAACTCATACAAGCGCCTAGTACCTGGTTATGAAGCTCCTGTTAACTTGGCTTACTCCGAAGGGAACCGTTCTGCTTCTATCCGTATTCCTCTATCTGGTAAGAACCCCAAAGCCAAGCGTTTAGAATTCCGTTGTCCAGATGCTACATCTAACCCCTACTTGGCATTTGCTGCAATGCTTTGTGCTGGTATCGATGGTATCAAGAACAAAATCCATCCTGGTGAACCCTTAGATAAGAATATCTATGAACTCTCTCCAGAAGAGCTTGCAAAGGTTCCCTCAACTCCAAGTTCTTTAGAACTGGCATTGCAAGCACTAGAAAACGATCACGGTTTCTTGACAGAATCAGGCGTTTTCACGGAAGACTTTATCGAAAATTGGATTGACTATAAGCTTAACGAAGCCAAGCAGTTACAGCTACGTCCTCATCCCTATGAGTTTTACCTCTACTACGATGCTTAA
- the apcB gene encoding allophycocyanin subunit beta yields the protein MRDAVTSLIKNYDLAGRYFDRNAIDSLKSYFDSGTVRVQAAAAINSNAAALVKQAGLKLYEELPELIRPGGNSYTTRRYAACLRDLDYYLRYATYALVAGNTNVLDERVLQGLRETYNSLGVPIGPTVRGIQILKDLIKEQVAAAGVVNTAFVDEPFDHITRELSEQDI from the coding sequence ATGCGCGATGCGGTAACAAGTTTAATTAAGAATTATGACTTAGCTGGTCGGTATTTTGACCGGAATGCGATCGATAGCCTAAAGTCTTACTTTGACAGTGGTACAGTTCGAGTACAAGCGGCGGCAGCGATAAATTCGAATGCAGCTGCACTTGTCAAGCAGGCGGGTTTGAAGTTATATGAAGAACTGCCAGAATTGATTCGCCCCGGTGGAAATTCCTATACAACTCGTCGTTATGCGGCTTGTCTGCGTGATCTAGATTACTACTTGCGCTACGCTACCTATGCGCTAGTTGCTGGGAACACAAATGTATTGGATGAACGAGTGCTACAAGGGCTACGGGAAACTTACAATTCTCTAGGCGTGCCTATTGGGCCTACGGTTCGCGGTATCCAAATTCTCAAGGATCTGATTAAGGAGCAAGTAGCAGCAGCAGGTGTGGTTAATACTGCTTTTGTGGATGAACCATTTGATCACATCACACGCGAGTTGAGCGAACAGGATATTTAG
- a CDS encoding sensor histidine kinase has protein sequence MSIEELNQELTRLRQCLQQLTTDNAELRHAVLEYTTQLKQHKSEQQAALHERQRIEEQLQTTQQFLYSVIQTMPVAVFVKDAADLRIVLCNQAAEKLAGVSADEILGKNDYDLFPKEEADFFTQRDHEALNSKTLLEIPEEIIRKKSGETRILQIKKAPILDSQGQPKYLLVVRDDITEDKQAEAQLKQQAIELEQTLKELQSTQAQLIQSEKMSSLGQLVAGVAHEINNPVNFIYGNLTYANQYIQQLLNLLHLYRINYPNPALEIQTTIQEMEFDFLVEDLLKLLSSMEVGAERIQQIVVSLRTFSRLDEAELKAVDIHQGIDSTLSILEHRLKTRANHVQIQVVKDYDNLPLVECYAGQLNQVFMNILSNAIDALEEPLIQGKLSHNQPQIRICTQQLNPQKIVIRIIDNGPGIPEQVRQKLFDPFFTTKDVGKGTGLGLSISYQIITERHGGSLECVSSLEGGAELIITIPVAQPKQ, from the coding sequence ATGTCTATTGAAGAGTTAAATCAAGAGTTAACCAGATTACGTCAATGCCTTCAGCAACTAACAACAGATAATGCTGAACTACGCCATGCAGTTCTAGAATATACTACTCAATTAAAGCAACACAAGAGCGAACAGCAAGCTGCACTGCATGAGCGCCAACGGATAGAAGAACAACTGCAAACTACTCAACAGTTTCTGTATTCTGTGATTCAAACCATGCCTGTAGCAGTTTTTGTCAAAGATGCGGCTGATCTGCGAATTGTCTTATGTAATCAAGCCGCAGAAAAGTTAGCTGGTGTCAGTGCTGATGAAATTCTAGGAAAGAACGACTACGACCTATTTCCCAAAGAAGAGGCCGATTTTTTTACCCAACGAGATCACGAAGCACTTAATAGCAAAACATTATTAGAGATTCCTGAAGAAATAATTCGGAAAAAAAGCGGCGAAACCCGTATTTTACAGATTAAAAAAGCTCCAATTCTTGATTCTCAAGGTCAGCCTAAATATTTACTAGTGGTTCGAGACGACATTACAGAAGATAAACAAGCAGAAGCTCAACTCAAACAGCAAGCAATAGAACTAGAGCAAACTCTCAAAGAATTACAAAGTACTCAAGCTCAACTTATCCAAAGTGAGAAAATGTCGTCTTTGGGTCAATTAGTTGCTGGAGTTGCCCATGAAATCAATAATCCAGTAAATTTTATCTATGGCAATTTAACTTACGCTAACCAATATATCCAACAACTACTGAATCTACTTCATCTTTACCGCATAAACTATCCCAATCCTGCTCTTGAAATTCAAACGACAATTCAAGAGATGGAATTCGATTTTTTAGTCGAAGATTTGCTGAAATTACTCTCTTCAATGGAAGTCGGTGCTGAACGCATACAGCAAATTGTGGTTTCTCTTCGTACCTTTTCGCGGCTAGATGAAGCTGAGTTAAAAGCAGTGGATATTCATCAGGGTATTGACAGTACACTGAGTATTTTGGAGCATCGTTTGAAAACTAGAGCCAATCATGTCCAAATTCAGGTTGTTAAAGATTATGACAATTTACCTTTAGTTGAGTGCTATGCTGGCCAGCTAAATCAAGTATTTATGAATATTTTGTCCAATGCAATTGATGCTTTAGAAGAGCCATTAATTCAAGGTAAACTCTCGCATAACCAGCCACAAATTCGCATTTGTACTCAACAACTGAATCCTCAAAAAATAGTTATTCGGATCATCGATAATGGCCCTGGTATTCCTGAACAAGTTAGACAAAAGTTATTTGATCCTTTTTTTACTACCAAAGATGTGGGGAAAGGTACTGGTTTAGGTTTATCAATTAGCTATCAGATTATTACCGAGCGGCATGGTGGTTCGTTAGAGTGTGTTTCTTCTCTTGAAGGGGGAGCAGAACTTATTATTACAATTCCAGTTGCACAACCCAAACAGTAA
- a CDS encoding element excision factor XisH family protein — protein sequence MAVEIKSFLSPSPVNDLQEAVGQYEVYRSVLKELQPKRQLYLAVPKRVYEGIFSERFGQLILNSIGINLIVFDEQLERIIRWIS from the coding sequence ATAGCTGTTGAAATCAAAAGTTTTCTGAGTCCTTCTCCCGTGAATGACCTCCAGGAAGCTGTAGGACAGTATGAAGTTTATCGCAGCGTGCTTAAAGAACTACAACCAAAACGCCAACTTTATTTAGCAGTTCCCAAGCGAGTCTATGAAGGTATATTTTCCGAACGCTTTGGTCAGCTAATTCTTAATAGTATAGGAATAAACCTAATTGTCTTTGACGAGCAACTAGAGAGGATTATCAGATGGATAAGCTAG
- a CDS encoding XisI protein — MDKLARYREIIRQLIFDYAGHKPANGQIETEAVIDSERDHYEVLHIGWDGVRRVHGSVVHIDIINDKVWIQYDGTSQPVAEALLEAGILREDIVLGFHPAELRQYTDFAVF; from the coding sequence ATGGATAAGCTAGCTCGGTATCGTGAAATTATTCGTCAGTTGATATTTGACTATGCTGGTCACAAACCTGCTAATGGTCAAATAGAGACTGAAGCTGTCATTGACTCGGAGCGAGACCACTACGAAGTACTACATATTGGTTGGGATGGAGTACGCCGCGTACATGGTTCAGTGGTACATATAGATATTATTAATGATAAAGTGTGGATTCAATATGATGGTACTTCTCAGCCAGTGGCAGAAGCATTATTAGAAGCGGGTATTTTGCGCGAAGATATTGTTTTGGGTTTTCATCCTGCTGAACTACGGCAATACACGGATTTTGCTGTATTTTAA